The segment tgataaaacacaacaccaagaatagacatttgaaaggcaatttaaaataaataaagaatagtgaacaggcggaataagtgtacgttatatgacgcatacataatgtggtaagagtcattcaaataactataacatatagaacatgctatacgtttaccaaacaatttgtcacttcTAAtctctaaatcccatgaaatcttatacgtctagtctcttatgtgaatgaactaaataatattatttgatattttacggtaatgtgttaataatttcacacacaagtcgctcctgagtataagtcgcacccctggccaaactatgaaaaaaaactgcgacttgtagtccaTAAAATACGGTACTGTGCTGCTCGTGTGTCACTGCTACATTCATGTGTATCATTTAAGGTGCTGTTAAAATCAGGATGAGGTGCCTGGTGTTGTTCTGTCTGTATGCACTGGGGACCCTGTGCAGCCATACAGGTGCACTGTCCCAGGCTCCATCTAGCGGCAAACGAGGCTCCGATTTTGGAATCCAGGTGTTCCAGCAAGTAGCCCGCTCCAAACCACTGGAGAATGTTGTAATTTCTCCCCATGGAGTCGCTTCTATCCTTGGCATGCTGCTGCCAGGAGGTCATGGGCAAACCCGCAAAGAAATCCTGACTGCGCTCCGTTACAAGAAAAATGGTGATGTATATTAAGTCTAAATATGAGTTGATGTCGCCAACACAAATACGAGCTTTGCTTGTTTTGTACAGGACCGTACAGGATGTTGAAGAAACTTCACAAGACATTGACTGCCAAGTCCTACCAGGATGTGGTTCTCATTGCCAATGCCATGTTCAGCCAGGAAGGCTTCCCCTTGGAGAAGAGCTTTATTGACACCAACAAAGCTAACTTCGGGGCTGAGAGCAAGACCATGGACTTCAGTGATCCCCAGAGGGCAGCAGATAAGATCAATGCCTGGGTCAGCAATAAAACCAAAGGTaggaagtttttatttttattttacattgacTATTATTGAATTGTTCCTGTGTTAATTATCATGAATTGTTCTTTCAGGTCACATTAGCAAACTGGTCAGAGCTGAGGTACTGGATTCTGCCCTAACCCGCTTGGTCACTGTCAACGCCATTTACTTCAAAGGCCTATGGAAGTCCCGTTTCCAGCCTGAGGACACTAAGATGAGGCCCTTCACTGGGGGCAATGGAAATGTGTACAAAGTTCCTACAATGTCTCAGCTATCGGTTTTCAATACTGGTAAGTCCTTTATACACCAGGGTTGGCCAGGGTAAGGGTGCTTAACTCCGGCTCGGGATGAAGGCAGCGTGCGGATGTGGGTGGTACTGACGAAAAATAGTGACACAGGGAATGAAGGTCAGGGGGTAGATGTAACAGGCAGGTGTCCCAACGGCATAGGGGCCGGGATCGCACCTCGGCCGGCGCGTTTTGGCTTAAAGGTCCAAAGTGAAAAAGTGCCAATGGGGCGGGCCAACACGGATTTTTCCCTGTACCATGAGTAAGAAGTTAAGTCCCATACCACCAGACCCCCGGCCTCTTTGTGGCCACGTCTGGCCTATGTACTTGAAACACAAGAAAATAATATCCTGGAGGGCTTTGCAGCAGCCTAACCAAGGTTAGTAGGGATGTCCTGATCGATCAGCCCACTTCCTGGAAGAAATATGTGATCGCCGTTGCCGCTTAATGCCTTTCAATGGCAGTCACCACCCCTGACCGACCCTCGCtggcaaaaaaattattttttagtccTCCGAATGACAAGTTAACCGCTAATTGTGTAATTCCATAAACAATATGGAGCGTCTCTCTTAGCTTAACAATAATCAGAGTTCACCTCCAAAACAGTAAATAAGCTGAATTTCTAAATATACTTAGTATGTATCTTTATCAAGTATTAAGACAAAGATAAACATATTACCCTTTGAGAGCAAACCAGTAGTAGGCAGACTCATAACTAAGCTATATGCTAAGCTATGTAGCTCGAAACAACAAcagaaataagtgcttagtaaagttaaaaaaaaaatgtagatggAAGCTGGTTActgcagaaaataagcagattttAACCAAAAAATTATTGACAAAGTAAATTAATTTTAAGTCTAGAGAAATGCagctgttggtgtgtcagcattgttgcACCCAGTCACGTAAGAGGGTGGATCGATACCAAGGGTTAtcagtaggggtgtggggaaaaaatcgattcgaatttgaatcgtgattgtcacgttgtgcgattcagaatcgattctcgtttttaaaaaatcaattttttttttttatcaatccaacaaaacaatacacagcaataccataacaatgcaatccaagtcCAAAATCAAACCTTACCCagaaacactcagaactgcaataaacagagcaattgagagaagacacaaacacgacacagaacgaaccaaaagtagtgaaacaaaaatgaatattaacaacagtatcgatattagttataatttcagcatagcagtgattaaaaatccctcattgacattatcattagacatttataaaaatttaaaaaaataccattAGTGTCACagaggcttacacttgcatcacatctcataagcttgacaacacactgtgtccaatattttcacaaagatataataattcatatttttggttcgtttaatagttaacacaaatgtacattattgcaatcgttgataaaacattgtcctttacatttataaaagcttttaacaaaaatctactacttgcttgcatgtcagcagactggggtagatcctgttgaaatcatatgtattgaatgaatagagaatccttttaaatcggggaaaaaattgtttttgaatcgagaatcgtgttgaattggggaaaaaaaaattttttttgaatcgaatcgtgaccccaagaatcgatattgaattgaatcgtgggacacccaaagatttgcagccctagttaTCAGGAAAGATCAATACTGGAGTGTTTAGATTGATATTAAAATTTTCTAccaaatgtttttagtttttttgtaacTTCACAAATTCCAGGGATAACTCCctggactttgagggcaaaaaggATTTAAATGAGTAATAGTAGTTTTGTGTTCATTGAGTACTATTGACTGTTTGACGCAAACAATTGTATCTCATTAAAGAACTTGTTAAAATATTGTGCTGATATTgaaaaataccatatttccttgatttgccgccggggcgctaattaatttaaaacctcttctcactcctgcgcttaccaaaggcatgcggtaaaagtaagcatgcgctaattattttaaaacctcttctcactccggcacttaccaaaggtatgcagtaaaaatttgagtgtgatgtaagcttggaccttaaatcctactgaacagctcttaatcttcttccctttatgcgatttcaaattaccggtattgaaatcagcctcctccattttgaaaatgatgacaggggaagtgtcactcgtgacgtcacgagtttgaccaggcggtaatactaagcatgcgctaattattattttgggaagcgagttcgacctggcagtaattcaaggtaggcgcatactatatgcctaattcaaggaaatacggtatacattaaTACAGATGATTCCGATGAAATCGGCGGCATAAGTCTGTGTTCAGAACATCTTTATAAGGCATTGTCATTGATGCAACTAGTTAGCTTTGCTGAATATGTATTACATTTGGGAAGCCACTCTTTGGCGGGTCCAACAAAACACATTTGGTCCAAATTTGGATACATGATTATTTTTAACTTAACCAAATCATATTTGGGGATGGTTTGTAATTAATAAAATACATGATATATACGGCAGCAG is part of the Nerophis ophidion isolate RoL-2023_Sa linkage group LG13, RoL_Noph_v1.0, whole genome shotgun sequence genome and harbors:
- the serpine2 gene encoding glia-derived nexin encodes the protein MRCLVLFCLYALGTLCSHTGALSQAPSSGKRGSDFGIQVFQQVARSKPLENVVISPHGVASILGMLLPGGHGQTRKEILTALRYKKNGPYRMLKKLHKTLTAKSYQDVVLIANAMFSQEGFPLEKSFIDTNKANFGAESKTMDFSDPQRAADKINAWVSNKTKGHISKLVRAEVLDSALTRLVTVNAIYFKGLWKSRFQPEDTKMRPFTGGNGNVYKVPTMSQLSVFNTGIATTPQEVNYWVIEMPYRGNTISMLIVLPTEEDTPLSDVIPHINTATVQSWKKLMHMRKVRLLIPKFTADAEVDLKAPLSVLGLTDMFSQDKADFRHLSSEPVYVSKALQKAKIVVDEDGTKASAATTAILMARSSPPWVSVDRPFLFLIRHNPTGTILFMGQINQP